One window of bacterium genomic DNA carries:
- a CDS encoding small multi-drug export protein yields the protein MKPGETTLREHVLEWIGHLPPPVAVFLVAMLPIFELRGAIPAGYAMGMTSPVTIYLLAVLGNFVPVLPILTLLGPAERRLRRFRTMDRFFDWLFRRTVSRSAVIKKYESLGLILFVAIPAPMTGAWTGSVAAYLFKLPLRMAVPCIILGILIAGLVVTLVSQGVISLWQ from the coding sequence ATGAAACCGGGGGAGACGACCTTGCGTGAACACGTCCTGGAGTGGATCGGCCACCTGCCGCCGCCGGTCGCCGTCTTCCTGGTGGCCATGCTGCCCATCTTCGAGCTGCGGGGCGCCATCCCCGCCGGCTACGCCATGGGCATGACAAGCCCCGTCACCATCTATCTGCTGGCCGTGCTCGGCAACTTCGTGCCCGTGCTGCCGATCCTGACCCTGCTCGGTCCCGCCGAGCGGCGCCTGCGCCGCTTCCGCACCATGGACCGCTTCTTCGACTGGCTCTTCCGCCGCACCGTCAGCCGCAGCGCCGTCATCAAGAAATACGAGAGTCTGGGCCTGATCCTCTTCGTCGCCATCCCCGCCCCGATGACCGGCGCCTGGACCGGATCCGTGGCCGCCTACCTCTTCAAACTTCCCTTGCGGATGGCGGTCCCATGTATCATTCTTGGCATCCTGATCGCCGGACTGGTGGTCACGCTCGTGTCCCAGGGGGTCATCTCGCTGTGGCAGTAG
- a CDS encoding glycosyltransferase family 2 protein yields the protein MTYGAILPALNAARFLPDVIGRIRAAQPDVRVLVVDDGSSDGTADAARAAGAEVAVHEVNKGKGEALKTGYAWAQRENLAWVFTMDSDGQHLPEEMQGFRDAADQGGLDVVVGTRMAATADMPWLRKMTNLFTSWVISRLAGCEIPDSQNGYRLYRVACFAGLVLRTSRYDSESEILVRLARRGHRIGSAPITTVYGDEVSSINPFVDTGRFFRLVFMLLTSRE from the coding sequence ATGACGTACGGAGCCATCCTGCCCGCCCTGAACGCCGCCCGCTTCCTGCCCGACGTGATCGGCCGGATCCGGGCCGCCCAGCCCGACGTGCGGGTGCTCGTGGTCGACGACGGCAGTTCCGACGGCACCGCCGACGCCGCCCGGGCCGCCGGCGCCGAGGTCGCGGTGCACGAGGTGAACAAGGGCAAGGGCGAGGCCCTCAAGACGGGCTACGCCTGGGCCCAGCGCGAGAACCTCGCCTGGGTCTTCACCATGGACAGCGACGGGCAGCACCTGCCCGAGGAGATGCAGGGCTTTCGCGACGCCGCCGACCAGGGCGGCCTCGACGTGGTCGTCGGCACGCGCATGGCGGCCACCGCCGACATGCCCTGGCTGCGCAAGATGACCAACCTGTTCACGAGCTGGGTCATCAGCCGCCTGGCCGGCTGCGAGATCCCCGACAGCCAGAACGGGTACCGCCTGTACCGCGTGGCCTGCTTCGCCGGCCTGGTGCTGCGCACCAGCCGCTACGATTCGGAGTCCGAGATCCTGGTGCGCCTGGCGCGCCGCGGCCACCGCATCGGGTCGGCGCCCATCACCACGGTGTACGGCGACGAAGTCAGCTCCATCAACCCGTTCGTCGACACGGGCCGCTTCTTCCGGCTCGTCTTCATGCTTCTGACCAGCCGGGAGTAG
- the surE gene encoding 5'/3'-nucleotidase SurE — MKHVLISNDDGIDAHGLGVLVDAISSLDGYRVTVVAPHDQQSASSHSLTLTSPLRIIDHGPGRYAVTGTPTDSVLVAMEKILRSDPPDVVMSGINHGPNMGEDVIYSGTVAAAMEGTMFNIPSYAFSLAAWHPTDFSGAAAFIRAAIDDILAFPLRKGSLLNINIPDGPVDNIQGIRVTRLGSRVYQNVITDQVDPHGKPYFWIGGQGPTWARADGTDYNAVEEGYVSLTPLMVDLTHYGLHQEMKRLEREGLPRPGDSGSAAG; from the coding sequence ATGAAGCACGTCCTGATCTCCAACGACGACGGCATCGACGCCCACGGTCTCGGCGTTCTCGTCGACGCCATCAGCTCCCTGGACGGCTACCGCGTGACCGTCGTCGCGCCCCACGACCAGCAGAGCGCCTCGAGCCACAGCCTGACGCTCACCTCGCCGCTGCGCATCATCGACCACGGGCCCGGCCGCTACGCCGTCACCGGCACGCCCACCGACAGCGTGCTGGTGGCCATGGAGAAGATCCTGCGCTCCGATCCGCCCGACGTCGTCATGAGCGGCATCAACCACGGGCCGAACATGGGCGAGGACGTCATCTACTCCGGCACCGTGGCCGCCGCCATGGAAGGCACCATGTTCAACATCCCGAGCTACGCCTTCAGCCTCGCGGCCTGGCATCCGACCGACTTCTCGGGCGCCGCGGCCTTCATCCGCGCGGCCATCGACGACATCCTGGCCTTCCCCCTGCGCAAGGGCTCGCTGCTGAACATCAACATCCCCGACGGCCCGGTCGACAACATCCAGGGCATCCGCGTCACCCGCCTCGGCAGCCGCGTCTACCAGAACGTGATCACCGACCAGGTCGACCCCCACGGCAAGCCCTACTTCTGGATCGGCGGCCAGGGCCCCACCTGGGCCCGCGCCGACGGCACCGACTACAACGCCGTGGAGGAGGGCTACGTCAGCCTCACGCCGCTGATGGTCGACCTGACCCACTACGGCCTGCACCAGGAGATGAAGCGCCTCGAGCGCGAGGGCCTGCCGCGGCCCGGCGATTCCGGGAGCGCCGCCGGATGA
- the plsY gene encoding glycerol-3-phosphate 1-O-acyltransferase PlsY: protein MLLILFLLLAFGLGSIPFSFIIGKQVKGIDLRQHGSGNLGATNVFRTLGPGWGILCLVLDMAKGAGAVALMTALVNTWPEGEPTPFHITPDLFRIFAGFVSAMGHTFSPFVGFHGGKGVATTGGAFAVLEPFAVLVTLAAFGAVFATTRIVSLASITAASVLPLAVFFFELKSLETSKTIIAFTLLICGWVIFKHRTNIARLRAGTEGRIGGGPAPGPDDDGAPPTS from the coding sequence ATGCTGCTGATCCTCTTCCTCCTGCTGGCATTCGGCCTCGGTTCGATCCCGTTCAGCTTCATCATCGGCAAGCAGGTCAAGGGCATCGACCTGCGCCAGCACGGCAGCGGCAACCTGGGCGCCACCAACGTCTTCCGCACCCTCGGGCCGGGCTGGGGCATCCTCTGCCTGGTGCTCGACATGGCCAAGGGGGCGGGCGCGGTGGCCCTCATGACGGCCCTCGTGAACACCTGGCCCGAGGGCGAACCCACGCCGTTCCACATCACGCCCGACCTGTTCCGCATCTTCGCCGGCTTCGTGTCGGCCATGGGCCACACCTTCAGCCCCTTCGTGGGCTTCCACGGCGGCAAGGGCGTCGCCACCACCGGCGGGGCCTTCGCGGTCCTGGAGCCCTTCGCGGTCCTGGTCACCCTGGCCGCGTTCGGCGCCGTCTTCGCCACGACCCGCATCGTCTCCCTGGCCAGCATCACCGCGGCCAGCGTGCTGCCCCTGGCGGTCTTCTTCTTCGAGCTGAAATCGCTGGAGACGTCCAAGACGATCATCGCCTTCACGCTGCTCATCTGCGGCTGGGTGATCTTCAAGCACCGCACCAACATCGCCCGTCTGCGGGCAGGAACCGAGGGGCGCATCGGGGGCGGACCGGCCCCGGGCCCGGACGACGACGGCGCGCCGCCGACCTCCTGA
- a CDS encoding NAD(P)-dependent glycerol-3-phosphate dehydrogenase — protein sequence MKAALLGTGSWATSFGRHLCHKWERVVLWGIDARQVDSINQTGTNPDFLGDIRLPPNMRATLDLDDTLRDADIVFVVVPSQVVREVMRKVAASSRFRAGAPIVNMAKGFEVSTLERISEVIGEELTQAGIADQHPVAVLLGPSHAEEVALEQPTAVVLSGGPGGDWSHWQTWIAGPFFRVYTNDDMAGVEIASGFKNIIALAVGMADGLGAGDNTRGTLMTRGMFELARLGCALGGRKETFFGLAGIGDMITTCISRHSRNRNFGEAVTQGPRTPDEILAGSIQVVEGVHMTRAALKLSEKLGVELPITKQVHDVLFSGKPPRQAMRELMERELRDEADG from the coding sequence ATGAAAGCCGCATTGCTGGGCACGGGCAGCTGGGCCACCTCGTTCGGCCGCCATCTCTGCCACAAGTGGGAGCGCGTCGTCCTGTGGGGCATCGACGCCAGGCAGGTCGATTCCATCAACCAGACCGGCACCAATCCCGACTTCCTCGGCGACATCCGCCTGCCGCCCAACATGCGCGCCACCCTCGATCTGGACGACACCCTGCGCGACGCCGACATCGTCTTCGTGGTGGTGCCGAGCCAGGTCGTCCGCGAGGTCATGCGCAAGGTCGCGGCTTCGTCCCGTTTCCGCGCCGGGGCGCCGATCGTGAACATGGCCAAGGGATTCGAGGTCAGCACCCTCGAGCGCATCAGCGAGGTCATCGGCGAGGAGCTGACCCAGGCCGGCATCGCCGACCAGCACCCGGTCGCCGTGCTGCTCGGCCCCAGCCACGCCGAAGAGGTCGCGCTCGAGCAGCCGACCGCCGTGGTCCTCTCCGGCGGCCCGGGCGGCGACTGGAGCCACTGGCAGACCTGGATCGCCGGACCCTTCTTCCGCGTCTACACCAACGACGACATGGCCGGAGTCGAGATCGCGTCGGGCTTCAAGAACATCATCGCCCTGGCCGTGGGCATGGCCGACGGCCTCGGGGCGGGGGACAACACCCGCGGCACCCTCATGACCCGCGGCATGTTCGAGCTCGCGCGCCTCGGCTGCGCCCTCGGCGGGCGCAAGGAGACCTTCTTCGGCCTGGCCGGCATCGGCGACATGATCACCACCTGCATCAGCCGCCATTCCCGCAACCGCAACTTCGGCGAGGCCGTCACCCAGGGGCCCCGCACCCCCGACGAGATCCTGGCCGGATCGATCCAGGTCGTCGAAGGCGTCCATATGACCCGGGCGGCATTGAAGTTATCCGAGAAGTTGGGGGTCGAACTTCCTATTACCAAACAGGTTCACGATGTGTTATTCTCCGGGAAACCACCGCGGCAGGCCATGCGCGAACTGATGGAGCGGGAGCTGCGGGACGAGGCAGACGGATGA
- the der gene encoding ribosome biogenesis GTPase Der translates to MALRTVAIVGRPNVGKSTLFNRIIGERRSVVHETAGVTRDRITETTDWAGHPFILLDTGGIIPFGETVSDFDAVVTEIAQHAIDDADVVLFLVDGKVGPMAWDEAIARDLRRKNKPVVLCVNKLEKESEQHAVHEFYKLGLGEPVGISALHGHNVGDLLDSVVAGFPQHEVETPCDCRVAIVGRPNVGKSSVLNILTGHNHALVSEISGTTRDSVHTDLKWHGKTIRLIDTAGLRRKSKVTEAIEVFSNMRSIRALEQCDVAVFIVDAAAGSANQDAKIAGMIHDQGKGVVVIFNKWDLVSKETNTHNEHWEKFCQDVPFLTYAPWFMISALTKQRTGRIMEKVWEVHENRQKRVSTSEVNAVMERIVSFQQPRAHGGGVGKIYYTTQIESAPPTFLMSVNEPKFFARNYLRFINNQLRKEYGFTGSRIFVKMKKH, encoded by the coding sequence GTGGCGCTGCGCACCGTGGCCATCGTCGGCCGCCCCAACGTCGGCAAGTCGACCCTCTTCAACCGGATCATCGGGGAGAGGCGCTCGGTCGTGCACGAGACCGCCGGTGTGACGCGCGACCGCATCACCGAGACCACCGACTGGGCCGGCCACCCCTTCATCCTGCTCGACACCGGCGGCATCATCCCCTTCGGCGAGACGGTGTCCGACTTCGACGCCGTCGTCACCGAGATCGCCCAGCACGCCATCGACGACGCCGACGTGGTGCTCTTCCTCGTCGACGGCAAGGTGGGGCCCATGGCCTGGGACGAGGCCATCGCCCGCGATCTGCGCCGCAAGAACAAGCCGGTGGTGCTGTGCGTGAACAAGCTCGAGAAGGAGAGCGAGCAGCACGCCGTGCACGAGTTCTACAAGCTGGGCCTGGGCGAGCCCGTGGGCATCAGCGCCCTGCACGGCCACAACGTGGGCGACCTGCTGGACAGCGTCGTGGCGGGCTTTCCGCAGCACGAGGTCGAGACGCCCTGCGACTGCCGCGTCGCCATCGTGGGCCGCCCCAACGTGGGCAAGAGCAGCGTGCTGAACATCCTCACGGGCCACAACCACGCCCTCGTGAGCGAGATCTCCGGCACCACGCGCGACTCGGTCCACACCGACCTCAAGTGGCACGGCAAGACGATCCGCCTCATCGACACCGCCGGCCTGCGCCGCAAGTCCAAGGTCACCGAGGCCATCGAGGTCTTCAGCAACATGCGCTCGATCCGGGCCCTCGAACAGTGCGACGTGGCGGTGTTCATCGTCGACGCGGCCGCCGGCTCGGCCAACCAGGACGCCAAGATCGCCGGCATGATCCACGACCAGGGCAAGGGCGTGGTGGTCATCTTCAACAAGTGGGACCTGGTCAGCAAGGAGACCAACACCCACAACGAGCACTGGGAGAAGTTCTGCCAGGACGTCCCGTTCCTCACCTACGCGCCCTGGTTCATGATCAGCGCCCTGACCAAGCAGCGCACCGGCCGCATCATGGAAAAGGTGTGGGAGGTCCACGAGAACCGGCAGAAGCGCGTCTCCACGAGCGAGGTCAACGCGGTCATGGAGCGCATCGTGTCGTTCCAGCAGCCGCGGGCCCACGGGGGAGGTGTCGGCAAGATCTACTACACGACCCAGATCGAGTCGGCCCCGCCCACCTTCCTGATGAGCGTGAACGAGCCGAAGTTCTTCGCCCGCAATTACCTGCGATTCATCAACAACCAGCTGCGGAAGGAATACGGCTTTACGGGCAGCCGGATTTTTGTGAAGATGAAAAAGCACTGA
- a CDS encoding MerR family transcriptional regulator: protein MAGKPDYPSKLYYSISEVAGITGIKAHVLRYWEGEFPSLKPRKTRTGSRRYRAPDIDEIFAIKELLYEQGFKIAGARKALREQRKAKPAEAEIPAQTQMTLGFESMSDPERLAYLKAELGEILRLVRELKAETAPTAPKAMKGEG from the coding sequence ATGGCGGGCAAACCCGACTACCCGAGCAAGCTCTACTATTCCATCTCCGAGGTGGCCGGGATCACGGGCATCAAGGCCCATGTCCTGCGCTACTGGGAGGGGGAATTCCCCAGCCTGAAACCGCGCAAGACCCGCACCGGCAGCCGCCGCTACCGGGCCCCGGACATCGACGAGATCTTCGCCATCAAGGAGCTCCTGTACGAACAGGGCTTCAAGATCGCCGGCGCCCGCAAGGCCCTCCGCGAGCAGCGGAAGGCCAAGCCGGCCGAGGCGGAGATTCCGGCCCAGACCCAGATGACCCTCGGCTTCGAGAGCATGTCCGATCCGGAGCGCCTGGCCTACCTCAAGGCCGAACTGGGCGAGATCCTGCGGCTCGTGCGGGAACTGAAGGCCGAGACCGCGCCGACGGCCCCCAAGGCCATGAAAGGCGAGGGCTGA
- a CDS encoding protein-L-isoaspartate(D-aspartate) O-methyltransferase has translation MREFAVARRRMVREQLAAEGIDDPHVLRVMEEVPRHLFVPPLLRHRAHQPSALPIGFGQTISKPFTVGLMTMLLELRGDEHVLEVGTGSGYQGAILARLARSVVSVERIAPLADRARTTLDELGLENITVLAHDGTVGAPDHAPFDAIIVTACAPQLPPLLVGQLRDGGRLLIPVNRGKEQVLYRYQRRGEEVLVEQSVSCRFVPLLSGIAAAAAAGALNDTLTDAVPGDETGGDDLA, from the coding sequence ATGAGGGAGTTCGCCGTCGCCCGCCGCCGCATGGTCCGCGAGCAGCTCGCGGCCGAGGGCATCGACGACCCGCACGTGCTGCGCGTCATGGAGGAGGTGCCCCGTCACCTCTTCGTGCCGCCCCTGCTGCGCCACCGCGCCCACCAGCCGAGCGCCCTGCCCATCGGCTTCGGCCAGACCATCAGCAAGCCCTTCACCGTCGGGCTGATGACCATGCTCCTGGAGCTGCGCGGCGACGAGCACGTCCTCGAGGTCGGCACCGGCTCGGGCTACCAGGGCGCGATCCTCGCGCGTCTGGCCCGCTCGGTGGTGTCCGTCGAGCGCATCGCGCCGCTGGCCGATCGGGCGCGCACGACCCTCGACGAACTCGGCCTGGAGAACATCACCGTCCTGGCCCACGACGGCACCGTCGGCGCGCCGGACCACGCCCCCTTCGACGCCATCATCGTCACCGCCTGCGCGCCCCAGCTGCCGCCCCTGCTCGTGGGCCAGCTGCGCGACGGGGGCCGCCTGCTCATTCCCGTCAACCGCGGCAAGGAGCAGGTCCTCTACCGCTACCAGCGCCGGGGCGAGGAGGTGCTGGTCGAGCAGTCGGTCAGCTGCCGCTTCGTGCCCCTGCTGAGCGGCATCGCCGCCGCCGCCGCGGCCGGCGCCCTCAACGACACCCTCACCGACGCCGTCCCGGGCGATGAAACCGGGGGAGACGACCTTGCGTGA